In Terriglobus sp. TAA 43, a single window of DNA contains:
- the rpsR gene encoding 30S ribosomal protein S18 has translation MADETSTPSTPTSSAPAQGGSRPPRPAGGPGGRKFFRRKKVCKFCVEKIDNISYRDVRLLQGFVAERGKITPRRLTGVCTTHQRQLSQAIKQSRNIALLPFAAKY, from the coding sequence ATGGCTGACGAAACCAGCACCCCTAGCACTCCGACTTCCTCCGCTCCGGCGCAGGGTGGATCGCGTCCTCCCCGTCCGGCGGGCGGCCCCGGTGGCCGCAAGTTCTTCCGTCGCAAGAAGGTTTGCAAGTTCTGCGTAGAGAAGATTGACAACATCAGCTACCGCGACGTTCGCCTGCTGCAGGGCTTCGTGGCAGAGCGTGGCAAGATCACGCCGCGTCGTCTGACCGGTGTCTGCACCACGCACCAGCGCCAGCTCTCGCAGGCCATCAAGCAGTCGCGTAACATCGCCCTGCTGCCGTTTGCCGCGAAGTACTAA
- the rpsF gene encoding 30S ribosomal protein S6: MNRTYEVMYIVRPDLEEADLDKLIEGFTAVVTNGGGEVSQTEKLGRRRLAYIVRKFQDGLYVLMHISADGPLVAELERRLRVTEQVIKFITVRTDEENKRLAKIKTHRDSRVKVSDQQAAAAAAANAAANAAAATAAAEEAPAAAVEAPVETETAAV, from the coding sequence ATGAACCGTACGTATGAAGTGATGTACATCGTTCGCCCCGACCTGGAAGAGGCTGACCTCGACAAGTTGATCGAAGGCTTCACCGCTGTTGTAACCAATGGCGGCGGCGAAGTTTCGCAGACCGAGAAGCTCGGACGTCGCCGTCTGGCTTACATCGTCCGTAAGTTCCAGGACGGCCTGTATGTGCTGATGCACATCTCTGCTGATGGTCCGCTGGTGGCTGAGTTGGAGCGTCGTCTCCGTGTGACGGAACAGGTGATCAAGTTCATCACCGTCCGCACCGACGAAGAGAACAAGCGCCTTGCCAAGATCAAGACTCACCGCGATAGCCGCGTGAAGGTTTCCGATCAGCAGGCTGCCGCTGCTGCTGCCGCCAACGCTGCTGCTAATGCTGCGGCTGCTACTGCCGCTGCTGAAGAAGCCCCGGCTGCAGCTGTGGAAGCTCCGGTTGAGACCGAGACTGCTGCTGTCTAA
- the pth gene encoding aminoacyl-tRNA hydrolase yields the protein MKLIVGLGNPGPEYAFTPHNAGFLAIDRIAEDRGAMVVNRRSKALTGKAIIAGEECLLIKPETFMNLSGLAVAPLVKEYELDPAKDVIVLYDELAFPLGELRLRPNGSSNGHNGVKSITGTLGTEDWIRIRIGVGKPTLADGREIKAGGRDYLLTPMRKTELAVMDEVLDCAARAVEMVVGEGIAAAMNRFNQKDSCKS from the coding sequence GTGAAGCTGATTGTGGGACTTGGGAATCCTGGCCCGGAGTATGCTTTCACGCCGCACAATGCGGGATTTCTCGCCATCGATCGCATCGCAGAAGATCGCGGTGCGATGGTGGTGAACCGGCGCAGTAAGGCACTTACCGGCAAGGCAATCATCGCCGGAGAAGAGTGCTTGCTGATAAAGCCGGAAACCTTCATGAATCTGAGTGGCCTTGCAGTCGCTCCGCTGGTGAAGGAATACGAGCTGGACCCGGCGAAAGACGTGATCGTGCTGTATGACGAACTGGCCTTTCCACTGGGCGAGCTTCGGCTGCGACCTAACGGCAGCAGTAACGGGCACAATGGTGTGAAGTCCATCACCGGAACGCTCGGAACAGAAGATTGGATTCGCATCCGGATTGGAGTGGGGAAACCCACACTGGCGGATGGCCGCGAGATCAAGGCAGGGGGCAGGGATTACCTACTAACCCCCATGCGCAAGACAGAACTCGCGGTGATGGATGAAGTACTCGATTGTGCAGCACGGGCAGTCGAGATGGTGGTTGGAGAGGGCATCGCAGCGGCGATGAACCGCTTCAACCAGAAAGACAGTTGTAAGTCTTAG
- a CDS encoding 50S ribosomal protein L25 produces the protein MANTEAVKATLRSGKFNKNAARRVRVAGQIPAVVYGAGQESVAIALDPKVITKILHSESGHNTIFDLDVEGGSAAKAMIVDWQYEPIKGKLLHVDLKRIAMDKAMRVSVPVMLEGVPTGVKNSGGILDQLLREVELECLPGDIPSHIDVDVSGLELHASIHVSDLPHAGKYKFLVPEDTMVAHVTIIKEVAPAEPTPAAEPEVTKGATKAAEPAKK, from the coding sequence ATGGCAAACACAGAAGCAGTAAAGGCAACACTTCGCTCAGGTAAGTTCAACAAGAATGCAGCGCGTCGCGTACGCGTGGCCGGTCAGATTCCCGCCGTTGTGTACGGTGCGGGACAGGAGTCGGTTGCAATTGCTCTGGACCCCAAGGTGATCACGAAGATTCTGCACTCGGAATCGGGCCACAACACGATTTTCGACCTGGATGTCGAAGGCGGCTCTGCTGCAAAGGCGATGATCGTGGATTGGCAGTACGAGCCGATCAAGGGCAAGCTGCTGCACGTTGACCTGAAGCGTATTGCGATGGATAAGGCTATGCGCGTTAGCGTTCCGGTCATGCTGGAAGGCGTACCGACGGGCGTGAAGAACAGCGGCGGCATCCTGGATCAGTTGCTGCGCGAAGTGGAACTGGAGTGCCTGCCGGGCGATATCCCGTCGCACATCGACGTGGACGTCAGCGGTCTGGAGCTGCATGCTTCGATCCACGTGTCGGATCTGCCGCACGCTGGTAAGTACAAGTTCCTGGTTCCGGAAGACACGATGGTTGCTCACGTGACGATCATCAAGGAAGTTGCACCGGCTGAGCCCACTCCTGCTGCAGAGCCGGAAGTGACGAAGGGCGCAACGAAGGCTGCCGAACCGGCAAAGAAGTAA
- a CDS encoding ribose-phosphate pyrophosphokinase, with translation MTAPESMSIAATATPATTEPITDRATLIAAGGAAKQPAPEKKRSSRLADDRRFKIFCGSANKALCEEVCQFLGVPMGQTKLISFSDGEIHFQLLENVRGADVFLVQPTCAPVERHILELLIMIDALKRASAGRITVVIPYYGYARQDRKDRPRVAITSKLVADLLQTAGANRALLVDLHAAQIQGFFNIPVDHLFASPVLVGYFRDLNLPNLTVVSPDAGGVERARFFATKLGVPLAIVDKRRTDINVTEVMNVIGDVKGRTCIILDDIVDTAGTLTKTVDALLANGATDVYACASHAVLSGPAVERIKNSNLKELVVTNTIPLSEEAAQVDKIKVLSVAGLLGRAIESIHMETSVSTLFS, from the coding sequence GTGACCGCACCCGAATCCATGTCAATCGCCGCAACCGCTACCCCCGCAACCACAGAACCCATCACCGACCGCGCAACATTGATTGCTGCAGGCGGTGCCGCAAAGCAGCCGGCTCCGGAGAAGAAGCGTTCCAGCCGCCTGGCGGATGATCGCCGCTTCAAGATTTTTTGTGGCTCCGCGAACAAGGCTCTGTGCGAAGAAGTCTGCCAGTTCCTGGGAGTGCCCATGGGACAGACCAAGCTCATCAGTTTTTCGGATGGCGAAATCCATTTCCAGTTGCTGGAAAACGTGCGTGGCGCGGATGTATTCCTCGTGCAGCCGACCTGCGCTCCCGTTGAACGCCACATCCTGGAACTGCTGATCATGATTGACGCGCTGAAGCGCGCATCGGCAGGCCGCATCACCGTGGTGATTCCGTACTACGGCTACGCTCGCCAGGATCGTAAGGATCGTCCGCGTGTTGCCATCACATCGAAGCTGGTGGCTGACCTGTTGCAGACGGCGGGTGCGAACCGTGCATTGCTGGTCGACCTGCACGCGGCGCAGATTCAGGGTTTCTTCAACATCCCGGTGGATCATCTGTTCGCATCGCCGGTTCTGGTTGGCTACTTCCGCGATCTGAACCTGCCGAACCTGACCGTGGTTTCGCCGGACGCTGGCGGTGTGGAACGCGCACGCTTCTTCGCTACGAAGCTGGGCGTGCCGCTGGCCATTGTGGACAAACGTCGTACGGATATCAACGTGACCGAAGTGATGAATGTGATCGGCGATGTGAAAGGTCGCACCTGCATCATTCTGGATGACATTGTGGATACCGCTGGAACGCTCACCAAGACGGTGGATGCTCTGCTGGCGAATGGTGCAACAGACGTTTATGCCTGCGCATCGCACGCAGTGTTGTCTGGCCCCGCGGTGGAACGCATTAAGAACAGCAACCTGAAGGAACTGGTTGTGACCAACACCATTCCGCTCTCAGAAGAGGCGGCGCAGGTGGACAAGATTAAGGTGCTTTCAGTGGCAGGCCTGTTGGGTCGTGCCATTGAGAGCATTCACATGGAGACGAGCGTTTCAACACTCTTCTCATAA
- a CDS encoding 4-(cytidine 5'-diphospho)-2-C-methyl-D-erythritol kinase: protein MSTTVRSYAKINLGLRIGPPRADGFHELHTLYQSIGLHDEVTVTAKASAVTRITMDCSDLRVPTDARNTAFRTVEMALAAMGITAEVHLSLTKNLPVQGGLGAGSANAAAALLGLERELGTALPGPQRMSLAERIGSDVPLFLLGGTVYGHNRGQIVVPYPDLPAMHCVVFAPTVGSSTPLAFKAWDEQVSRLTPEAAQDRLDELSRVYASAFACTGADSQTGASGAFGALDGADGSIRSGSLAGNPLPALVRTGIANDFEEVVFQQHPFLRDILHALKGDETLGESSAVMAALSGSGSSLFGLYRTEADAEAAQARTTEYAGRSFRTITLTRNAYWSSMFV, encoded by the coding sequence ATGTCGACCACTGTCCGCTCTTACGCAAAGATCAATCTCGGCCTGCGGATCGGGCCACCGCGAGCGGACGGCTTCCACGAACTGCACACGTTGTACCAGAGCATTGGCCTTCACGACGAGGTAACGGTTACCGCGAAGGCTTCCGCAGTGACGCGTATCACCATGGATTGTAGTGACTTGCGCGTTCCTACGGATGCTCGCAACACGGCCTTTCGCACGGTGGAGATGGCTCTAGCGGCGATGGGGATCACGGCGGAAGTCCACCTGTCGCTGACAAAGAATTTGCCGGTGCAGGGTGGTTTAGGGGCCGGATCGGCCAATGCAGCAGCGGCGCTGCTAGGGCTGGAGAGGGAATTGGGCACCGCTCTGCCGGGACCGCAACGCATGTCTCTGGCTGAGCGTATCGGTTCCGATGTCCCGCTATTTCTTTTAGGTGGAACAGTTTACGGACACAATCGGGGACAGATTGTGGTTCCCTACCCCGACCTTCCAGCGATGCATTGCGTGGTTTTCGCACCGACCGTCGGATCCAGCACTCCGCTGGCGTTTAAGGCTTGGGACGAGCAGGTTTCTCGATTGACCCCCGAAGCCGCGCAGGATAGACTTGATGAGTTGAGCCGCGTCTACGCGTCCGCATTCGCCTGTACGGGAGCAGACAGTCAGACCGGCGCCTCCGGTGCTTTCGGGGCACTCGATGGAGCAGATGGCTCCATTCGATCCGGAAGCCTGGCCGGGAATCCTCTTCCTGCGCTTGTCCGTACCGGGATTGCGAACGACTTCGAAGAGGTCGTGTTTCAGCAACATCCCTTCCTGCGCGACATTCTGCATGCCCTCAAGGGCGATGAGACTCTCGGGGAATCGTCTGCCGTGATGGCGGCGCTTTCCGGCTCCGGTTCGTCTTTGTTTGGTCTTTACCGGACGGAAGCAGACGCGGAAGCGGCACAGGCACGCACCACGGAGTATGCAGGACGGTCTTTTCGGACCATCACCCTGACTCGCAATGCGTATTGGAGTTCCATGTTCGTCTGA
- a CDS encoding CsbD family protein yields the protein MKAFPWLIAGLAVGAAAVVIAVLNEPETGYSDPDVEHAANRIGAWGAKQRVTGSGENIYGVAKQKFGEITGNYDLADEGAGKQTIGHIKDAAGKAADVVSDAIKDLNRP from the coding sequence ATGAAAGCTTTTCCGTGGTTGATTGCTGGACTGGCTGTTGGCGCTGCGGCCGTGGTCATTGCCGTTTTGAACGAGCCTGAGACCGGCTACAGCGATCCCGACGTGGAACATGCCGCAAACCGCATCGGCGCGTGGGGCGCAAAGCAGCGCGTTACGGGCAGCGGCGAGAACATCTATGGTGTCGCCAAGCAGAAGTTTGGCGAAATCACCGGCAATTATGACCTGGCCGACGAAGGAGCCGGCAAACAGACGATCGGCCACATCAAGGATGCCGCCGGTAAAGCTGCGGACGTGGTCAGCGACGCCATCAAGGACCTGAACCGCCCGTAG
- a CDS encoding YheT family hydrolase, with protein sequence MNATSPFQPRRWLRNGHLQTIAGNFLPRTDRLPVATTELIPVPLPQEMQLLPEAVALDQRLPSRILCHCHWQPEPENRVTVVLVHGLEGSSYSQYVVGNANRLFAAGCNVVRMNMRNCGGTDALSPTLYHSGMSGDVKAVLAWLIARGCDRVVLAGYSMGGNMVLKAVGELADEAPAPLIGCVAISPVMDLGESADALHEPQNRLYERRFLRALLKRYRLKCRLYPAVYVPELAARVQSIRDFDEYITGPACGFTGASDYYHRAASARVLDRIAVPTLVLHACDDPFIRLTADTRQKLHDNPHITLLEPQNGGHCAFLEQPTQDYDGYYAERLLLNFVKDRAADSMREQVPLC encoded by the coding sequence TTGAACGCAACGAGTCCATTTCAACCGCGCCGCTGGCTCCGCAACGGCCACCTGCAGACGATCGCTGGCAACTTTTTGCCGCGTACGGATCGCCTGCCCGTGGCCACGACGGAACTGATTCCCGTGCCGTTGCCGCAGGAGATGCAGTTGCTGCCGGAGGCGGTGGCTCTGGATCAACGTTTGCCGAGCCGCATCCTTTGCCATTGCCATTGGCAACCAGAGCCGGAGAACCGTGTCACGGTTGTTCTGGTGCATGGTCTTGAGGGATCGTCGTATTCGCAGTATGTGGTGGGCAATGCAAACCGGCTCTTCGCTGCAGGATGCAACGTTGTCCGCATGAACATGCGTAACTGCGGCGGTACCGATGCGCTTTCGCCCACGCTGTATCACTCTGGTATGTCGGGCGATGTGAAGGCCGTGCTGGCGTGGCTCATTGCGCGTGGATGTGACCGCGTTGTTTTGGCGGGCTACAGCATGGGCGGAAACATGGTGTTGAAGGCCGTAGGAGAGCTTGCAGACGAAGCTCCGGCGCCACTGATCGGATGCGTTGCGATTTCGCCCGTGATGGATCTGGGTGAGAGCGCTGACGCTCTGCACGAGCCACAGAATCGACTTTACGAACGGCGCTTTCTGCGTGCGTTGCTGAAACGCTATCGTCTGAAGTGCCGTTTGTATCCTGCTGTATATGTGCCGGAGCTTGCGGCGCGGGTGCAATCGATTCGCGACTTCGACGAATACATCACCGGCCCGGCATGCGGTTTCACTGGCGCAAGTGACTACTATCACCGTGCTGCGTCGGCGCGTGTTTTGGACCGCATTGCTGTTCCTACACTGGTGCTGCACGCTTGCGATGATCCCTTCATCCGGTTAACTGCGGATACGCGGCAGAAGCTGCATGACAATCCGCACATCACATTGTTAGAGCCGCAGAACGGTGGCCACTGTGCCTTCCTCGAGCAACCAACGCAGGACTACGACGGCTACTACGCCGAGCGCCTGTTACTGAATTTTGTGAAAGACCGCGCTGCTGATTCGATGCGTGAGCAGGTGCCCCTATGCTGA
- a CDS encoding YIP1 family protein yields MSAYPEALPPGPIDQYDNQPPLTAVQRVLNIFYTPSKTFADLRRNRSWWLAFVVMALVGYLFTTTALTKVGPRRLAESSIRNNPAQAQRMQNATPEGRAQMISITASIMQVSLWAWPVFILLSAAIGALLLWVGFNFILGGSGTYPGMFAVMIFAYLPGIFRSLLSAAVLLFGETENFNLNDPIGTNPGFYLGSDASVFLKTFLSSVDVFSLWILVLMGIGGAIVARVKVKNGVAMVLITWLIYALGKAAISAATS; encoded by the coding sequence ATGTCCGCTTATCCTGAAGCACTGCCGCCGGGCCCCATCGATCAGTACGACAACCAGCCGCCACTCACCGCTGTTCAGCGTGTTCTGAATATTTTCTATACGCCCTCGAAGACGTTTGCGGATTTACGCCGTAATCGCTCGTGGTGGCTTGCATTTGTGGTCATGGCCCTCGTCGGTTATCTCTTCACCACGACGGCGCTGACGAAGGTAGGTCCGCGTCGTTTGGCGGAATCTTCTATTCGCAACAATCCCGCGCAGGCACAGCGGATGCAGAACGCGACGCCGGAAGGCCGGGCGCAGATGATCTCCATCACGGCCTCCATCATGCAGGTTTCGCTGTGGGCATGGCCGGTTTTCATCCTGCTCTCGGCAGCCATCGGTGCGTTGCTGTTGTGGGTTGGCTTTAACTTCATCCTTGGCGGGTCGGGCACGTATCCCGGCATGTTTGCCGTGATGATCTTCGCGTATTTACCGGGCATCTTCCGATCTCTGCTGAGTGCGGCGGTACTGCTCTTTGGCGAGACGGAAAACTTCAACCTGAATGACCCCATCGGCACCAATCCGGGTTTCTATCTTGGCTCAGACGCTTCTGTCTTCCTGAAGACTTTTCTGAGCTCGGTAGACGTCTTCTCGCTGTGGATACTGGTCCTTATGGGTATTGGCGGGGCCATTGTGGCTCGCGTAAAGGTGAAGAACGGCGTGGCGATGGTCCTGATTACATGGCTGATTTACGCGCTGGGCAAGGCCGCCATCAGCGCCGCCACGAGTTAA